In Halorubrum sp. BV1, the following proteins share a genomic window:
- a CDS encoding glycosyltransferase family 2 protein, translating into MIEFAAANPALAVVVAALWIALVLYGASALWWIVEAIVLARDGRVDPEEVEWEYDDIQVRILTIDADAVVQATVNAVPDGLDDVRVIAEADIDVDGAEVHVVPDAFECDATNKGRAVEWARRHVPCDREYVLYLDEDTIMAGFEGLPDADVVQFTEKPLYTGSRIAYLSEVFRVGYQYEQFAFHRLRYPLYAWGGGVAVRWSLEQEITWDVATITEDTNFIWRAADEVGVSFAVLDVRFRNQAPPSLRAMTKQRRRWISGTRADGDLLPLAYRPLYYTRIIAWAFSPLVPLLVLASLVFPGTAPGMEWYRTASLALFCILFVYTLVGAAAYDKHPLTWPLYLLLTPVAFLAHSAGALWGVVSPVTTFEVTEKVTPDVIESVHESMEDGALSEHDGAERLMREADEESTFDVFDD; encoded by the coding sequence GTGATAGAGTTCGCCGCCGCCAACCCGGCGCTCGCCGTCGTCGTCGCGGCGCTGTGGATCGCCCTCGTGTTGTATGGTGCCTCGGCACTCTGGTGGATCGTCGAGGCGATCGTGCTCGCGCGCGACGGCCGCGTCGACCCCGAAGAGGTGGAGTGGGAGTACGACGACATACAGGTGCGCATACTGACCATCGACGCCGACGCCGTGGTGCAGGCGACGGTGAACGCCGTTCCAGACGGGCTCGACGACGTCCGGGTGATCGCCGAGGCGGACATCGACGTCGACGGCGCGGAGGTCCACGTCGTCCCCGACGCCTTCGAGTGCGACGCGACGAACAAGGGGAGAGCCGTCGAGTGGGCCCGTCGACACGTTCCCTGTGACCGCGAGTACGTCCTCTACCTCGACGAGGACACGATCATGGCCGGCTTCGAGGGGCTTCCCGACGCCGACGTGGTCCAGTTCACGGAGAAGCCGCTGTACACCGGATCGCGGATCGCGTACCTCAGCGAGGTGTTCCGGGTCGGCTACCAGTACGAGCAGTTCGCGTTCCACCGGCTGCGATATCCGCTGTACGCGTGGGGCGGCGGCGTGGCGGTCCGGTGGTCGCTCGAACAGGAGATCACGTGGGACGTGGCGACGATCACGGAGGACACGAATTTTATCTGGCGGGCCGCAGACGAGGTCGGCGTCTCCTTCGCTGTGCTCGACGTGCGGTTCCGCAATCAGGCCCCGCCGTCGCTGCGCGCGATGACGAAACAGCGCCGACGGTGGATCTCGGGTACGCGCGCCGACGGGGACCTGCTCCCGCTCGCGTACCGGCCGCTGTACTACACGCGGATAATCGCGTGGGCGTTCTCGCCGCTGGTGCCGCTTCTCGTGCTCGCGTCGCTCGTCTTCCCGGGCACCGCCCCCGGTATGGAGTGGTATCGGACCGCGTCGCTGGCGCTTTTCTGCATCCTGTTCGTCTACACGCTCGTCGGCGCGGCCGCGTACGACAAACATCCGCTTACGTGGCCGCTGTACCTCCTCTTGACGCCCGTCGCCTTCCTCGCCCACTCCGCCGGGGCGCTGTGGGGCGTCGTCAGTCCCGTGACGACCTTCGAGGTGACGGAGAAGGTGACGCCGGACGTGATCGAGTCAGTCCACGAGTCGATGGAGGACGGTGCGCTCAGCGAACACGACGGCGCGGAACGGCTGATGCGTGAGGCGGACGAGGAGTCCACCTTCGACGTGTTCGACGACTAG
- a CDS encoding ScpA family protein, whose product MTDDGSADAGASGGVPDLDLTSERDGGRARAGPAFGGDEDDRSNSPGDGGATEADDEEVEPVELLVSLAEEGEIEPWDIDIVQVTDAFLDRLDETDLRTTGRALFYASVLLRMKSDGMLSDDDGEDAEPEPEPWERAMEGGAPDPADGDFDPVDELEAEMDRRLDRKSTRGSPETLDELVRELREAERGSWWKQSREYDTSESPSGYARGTQTLDYHAGDEFRRDGEPTAGEATERTHDEDIEEVIVEIDNALRTHFDRGRTEVLFAEIATAGGRPFMTYLALLFMAHRGTVRLQQDELFDDLWVKDPAAATADSEAVAD is encoded by the coding sequence ATGACTGACGACGGCTCGGCCGACGCCGGGGCGAGCGGCGGCGTTCCCGACCTCGACCTGACGAGCGAACGCGACGGTGGCCGCGCTCGCGCCGGCCCCGCGTTCGGCGGCGATGAAGACGACCGCTCGAACTCGCCGGGCGACGGCGGCGCTACGGAGGCGGACGACGAGGAGGTCGAGCCCGTCGAACTGCTCGTCTCACTCGCAGAGGAAGGAGAGATCGAACCGTGGGACATCGACATCGTGCAGGTGACGGACGCGTTCTTGGACCGGCTCGACGAGACGGACCTCCGAACCACGGGTCGGGCGCTGTTTTACGCCAGCGTCCTCCTGCGAATGAAAAGCGACGGGATGCTGTCCGACGACGACGGCGAGGACGCCGAGCCGGAGCCGGAGCCGTGGGAGCGCGCGATGGAGGGCGGCGCGCCGGACCCCGCCGACGGCGACTTCGATCCCGTCGATGAACTGGAGGCGGAGATGGACCGCCGGCTCGACCGGAAGAGCACCCGCGGCTCGCCGGAGACGCTCGACGAACTGGTCCGGGAGCTTCGGGAGGCCGAGCGCGGTTCGTGGTGGAAGCAGTCCCGCGAGTACGACACGAGCGAGTCGCCGAGCGGCTACGCCCGCGGCACGCAGACGCTCGATTACCACGCCGGTGACGAGTTCCGCAGAGACGGGGAACCGACCGCGGGCGAGGCGACGGAGCGAACCCACGACGAGGACATAGAGGAGGTCATCGTGGAAATCGACAACGCCCTTCGCACCCACTTCGACCGCGGCCGCACGGAGGTGCTGTTCGCGGAGATCGCAACGGCCGGGGGGCGTCCGTTCATGACGTATCTCGCGCTGCTGTTCATGGCGCACCGTGGAACCGTGCGGCTCCAGCAGGACGAGCTGTTCGACGACCTGTGGGTGAAAGACCCCGCGGCCGCGACCGCCGATTCCGAGGCGGTCGCGGACTGA